The Candidatus Sphingomonas colombiensis genome contains the following window.
GCTGACGCTGGACAAGATCCTCGATCATGCCGCCAAATGGCATGGCGATGTAGAGATCGTGACCGCTCAGGATGGCGGCGTCGGCCGGATCGACTATGCCGGGCTGAAGAGCCACGCGCTCAAAGTGTCGCGCGTGCTGAGCGATTTGGGCGTGGCCGCCGGGGATCGCGTGGCCACCCTTGCCTGGAACACGCAGGCGCATGTCGAAACATGGTATGCGATTATGGGCATGGGGGCGGTTTGCCACACGCTCAATCCCCGTTTGACGGCGGAGCATCTCGCGTCGATGGTCAATCAGTCGGCGGCGCGGATTCTCATCGCCAGCGCCGATCTGCTGCCGCTGGCGATCAAGGTGGGTCAGGCGGCACCGGCGCTGACGCATATTCTGGTGATCGATGGCGACACGGGATCGGCCTCGGCCGATGGCGTTGCCATCGCCGCGCTCGCCCCGCTGATCGAGCAGGCCGACGAGACGATGCGATGGGGCCAGTTCGACGAACGTGCGCCAAGCGGGTTGTGCTTCACCTCCGGCTCGACGGGCGCACCGAAGGGCGTGACCTACACGCACCGGGCCTGTTTCCTGCACACGTTGCGGTTGCTGCAAGCCGATGTCCTCGGCCTGACCAGCGCGGACGTGCTCCTTCCGGTCGTGCCGATGTTCCATGCCAGCGCATGGGGCCTGCCCTTCGCCGCCCCGGCGGCTGGCGCGAAGCTCGCGTTACCCGGCCGTCACCTCGACGGCGCAAGCCTCGCCAATCTCATTCGCACGGCGGGCGTGACCATCGCGGTCGGCGTGCCGACCGTATGGCTGGGGCTTTGCGAGCATCTGGAGGCGATCGGCGAAACGCTCCCCTCGTTGCGGCGCATCGTCGTCGGTGGTGCCGCCATGCCCCCCGCATTGATGGAACGGATCGAACGGCAATTGGGGGTTATCGTCCAGACCAGCTGGGGCATGACCGAGCTTTCGCCGGTCGGCACGTTCGGCGTGCTCAGCAATCCCGAACGCCGCGCAGCGATTTCGGGCCGCCCCGCGCTCGGGGTCGATCTGCTGCTGCTGGACGAAAAGGGCGACGCGCTCGAAAACCAGCGTGACGAGGAAGGCCGGCTGCACGTTCGCGGCGGCGCGGTGATCGATCGCTATTTCGGGCAAGACACGCCCGCCACCAATGCGCAAGGGTGGTTCGATACCGGCGATCTGGCGAAGATCGATCGCGCGGGAAATCTCATCATCACCGGCCGGGCCAAGGATCTCATCAAGTCCG
Protein-coding sequences here:
- a CDS encoding AMP-binding protein, translating into MPVIDGSMQDFPLTLDKILDHAAKWHGDVEIVTAQDGGVGRIDYAGLKSHALKVSRVLSDLGVAAGDRVATLAWNTQAHVETWYAIMGMGAVCHTLNPRLTAEHLASMVNQSAARILIASADLLPLAIKVGQAAPALTHILVIDGDTGSASADGVAIAALAPLIEQADETMRWGQFDERAPSGLCFTSGSTGAPKGVTYTHRACFLHTLRLLQADVLGLTSADVLLPVVPMFHASAWGLPFAAPAAGAKLALPGRHLDGASLANLIRTAGVTIAVGVPTVWLGLCEHLEAIGETLPSLRRIVVGGAAMPPALMERIERQLGVIVQTSWGMTELSPVGTFGVLSNPERRAAISGRPALGVDLLLLDEKGDALENQRDEEGRLHVRGGAVIDRYFGQDTPATNAQGWFDTGDLAKIDRAGNLIITGRAKDLIKSGGEWINPAEIEALICALPQVSLAAVIGRRDPKWGERPLLLVELREDQAIADEDLLASLRGKVASWWIPDAVIRLPQLPLAPTGKIDKLQLQRSYSDA